Proteins from a single region of Flavobacterium sp. YJ01:
- a CDS encoding CopD family protein gives MEYYNYLKSLHLIFVITWFAGLFYIVRLFVYQIEANEKPSPEKEILQAQYKIMAYRLWYIITWPSAVLASIFAFWMLFFTDAGSVWIKMPWMHVKLCFVFLLYLYHGKCHQIFKQLQNDEVKYSNNFMRLWNEGATIILFAVVFLVVLKSAINWIFGVIGIILFSVLIMLGFRFYKRIREKK, from the coding sequence ATGGAATATTATAACTATTTAAAATCACTACACCTTATTTTTGTTATTACTTGGTTCGCAGGTTTGTTTTATATTGTGCGTTTGTTTGTGTATCAAATTGAGGCCAATGAAAAACCTTCGCCAGAAAAAGAAATTTTGCAGGCGCAATACAAAATAATGGCCTACCGTTTGTGGTATATTATTACATGGCCATCGGCGGTTTTGGCAAGTATTTTTGCTTTTTGGATGCTGTTTTTTACAGATGCTGGAAGCGTTTGGATTAAAATGCCGTGGATGCACGTAAAATTGTGTTTCGTTTTCCTTTTGTATTTATATCACGGAAAATGTCATCAAATATTCAAACAATTGCAAAATGATGAGGTAAAATATTCCAATAATTTTATGCGTTTATGGAATGAAGGCGCAACAATTATTTTATTTGCCGTTGTCTTTTTAGTAGTTTTAAAAAGTGCCATCAACTGGATTTTCGGCGTAATCGGAATCATTTTATTCTCGGTTTTAATTATGCTGGGATTTCGTTTTTACAAGCGTATACGAGAAAAAAAATAA
- a CDS encoding metal-dependent transcriptional regulator — MTFSEENYLKSIYHLTAALETEVSTNAIAEIMETKASSVTDMLKKLAEKDLVNYKKYQGVSLTENGKLAAKMIVRKHRLWEVFLVEKLNFSWDEVHDIAEQLEHIKSEQLINRLDDFLGNPTEDPHGDPIPDANGRIIKIEKQLLSELEENQIGVCVGVKDTSSEFLKYLDKQGIALGSKIEFISKESFDLSVKIKVNERELSISNKIASNLFVKLV, encoded by the coding sequence ATGACTTTTTCAGAAGAAAACTATCTAAAATCGATATATCATTTAACTGCTGCTTTAGAAACGGAAGTAAGCACAAATGCTATTGCGGAAATAATGGAAACGAAAGCTTCGTCGGTAACGGATATGCTTAAAAAACTGGCGGAAAAAGATTTGGTTAATTACAAAAAATACCAAGGTGTATCGTTGACCGAAAACGGGAAATTGGCTGCTAAAATGATTGTTAGAAAACACCGTTTATGGGAAGTGTTTTTGGTTGAAAAACTAAATTTCAGCTGGGATGAAGTTCATGATATTGCAGAACAATTGGAACACATTAAATCGGAACAATTAATAAACCGTTTGGATGATTTTCTTGGAAACCCGACCGAAGACCCGCACGGCGATCCAATTCCGGATGCTAATGGTCGAATTATTAAAATAGAAAAACAGCTTTTATCTGAATTAGAAGAAAATCAAATTGGAGTTTGCGTTGGAGTAAAAGACACTTCATCAGAATTTTTGAAATATCTAGATAAACAAGGAATTGCTTTGGGTTCTAAAATCGAGTTTATTTCTAAAGAATCTTTCGATTTATCGGTAAAAATTAAGGTTAACGAAAGAGAATTATCTATTTCGAATAAAATCGCTTCTAACTTGTTTGTGAAGCTGGTTTAA
- a CDS encoding MerC domain-containing protein, with protein sequence MKKITTSFYDILGISSATVCLVHCLIFPLLTILPLGLSHNPIIDLLFASVGLFAILKIIKKSSLLVSSILIVSMALIWMSILSELIFEIHLDLIYFGGIGMIIGHLINYKLHKKLNH encoded by the coding sequence ATGAAGAAAATAACCACGTCCTTTTACGATATTTTAGGAATTTCAAGTGCGACCGTTTGTCTGGTTCACTGTTTGATTTTTCCGCTCTTAACGATCCTTCCTTTAGGATTAAGCCATAATCCGATTATAGATTTGCTGTTTGCTTCAGTAGGTTTATTTGCAATTCTCAAAATTATAAAAAAATCATCTCTTTTGGTCTCTTCCATTTTGATTGTTTCAATGGCTTTAATCTGGATGAGTATTTTGAGTGAATTGATATTCGAAATTCATCTCGATTTAATTTATTTTGGAGGTATCGGAATGATTATCGGACATTTAATTAATTATAAATTACATAAAAAACTAAATCATTAA
- a CDS encoding HAMP domain-containing sensor histidine kinase, whose amino-acid sequence MIVLIVVASFLLASISIIQFKTEAKEYHQERLERKENAVKEHINYVLSTTTYPLKTTNLDLIFKDKIHELAQIHKIEINIYSLDGKLLKSSKESFAVDKAPPPIPEYILKLVRSSIEKRFVDIKTIDGVKNRSSYSLIKDEKFKPLGILNLPYLEDDGYYDNELNTFLIRLSQVYSFMLIVAFALAYFLSTYITKSLKTISDRLEETNLDQKNEKIVLEANSKEVNFLIKAYNGMVDKLETSAIKLAQSEREEAWREMAKQVAHEIKNPLTPMRLTVQSFQRKFDPSAPDVKQKMNDYSETLIQQIDTMTAVASAFSNFASMPAQQNETLNVVEVVELALDIFNEDYIVFEKEEEEIISKMDRTQLIRVITNLVKNATQAIPESQFQKSIMVSVKRRNNNVEIAVKDNGIGIQKQDIGRIFEPKFTTKTSGMGLGLGIIKNIIENYKGTITFESTYGKGTTFRVSLPITNS is encoded by the coding sequence ATGATTGTATTGATTGTTGTGGCATCTTTTTTATTGGCTTCGATTTCGATTATTCAGTTTAAGACTGAGGCCAAAGAATATCATCAGGAACGTTTAGAACGAAAAGAAAATGCGGTAAAAGAACACATTAACTACGTTCTTTCTACTACAACTTATCCGCTGAAAACGACAAATTTGGATTTAATTTTTAAAGATAAAATCCACGAATTAGCGCAGATTCATAAAATTGAAATTAATATTTACAGTCTAGATGGAAAGCTTCTAAAGTCATCTAAAGAATCTTTTGCAGTTGATAAAGCGCCGCCGCCAATTCCAGAATATATTTTGAAATTGGTTCGTTCTTCTATCGAAAAGCGTTTTGTGGATATTAAAACGATTGATGGAGTTAAAAACCGATCTTCCTACAGTTTAATAAAAGACGAAAAATTTAAACCACTTGGAATCCTGAATCTTCCTTATTTAGAAGACGACGGTTATTACGACAATGAGCTAAATACTTTCCTAATTCGGTTAAGTCAGGTTTATTCTTTTATGCTGATTGTGGCTTTTGCTTTAGCGTATTTCCTTTCGACTTATATCACAAAATCCTTAAAAACAATTTCAGACCGTTTGGAAGAAACCAATTTGGATCAGAAAAATGAGAAAATTGTTTTAGAGGCAAATAGTAAAGAAGTCAATTTCCTTATAAAAGCTTATAACGGAATGGTGGATAAACTCGAAACGAGCGCGATTAAATTAGCGCAAAGTGAACGAGAAGAGGCTTGGCGCGAAATGGCAAAACAAGTTGCTCACGAGATTAAAAATCCGCTTACGCCGATGCGTTTGACGGTTCAGAGTTTTCAACGAAAGTTTGATCCTTCAGCTCCAGACGTTAAACAGAAAATGAATGATTACTCCGAAACTTTGATTCAGCAAATTGATACGATGACGGCTGTTGCTTCGGCATTTTCGAACTTTGCTTCGATGCCGGCACAGCAAAATGAAACACTAAATGTGGTTGAGGTTGTCGAATTGGCTTTGGATATTTTCAACGAAGATTATATTGTTTTCGAAAAAGAAGAAGAAGAAATCATTTCCAAAATGGATCGTACGCAATTAATACGCGTTATTACCAATTTGGTTAAAAACGCTACTCAGGCAATTCCAGAAAGTCAGTTTCAGAAATCAATTATGGTTTCTGTAAAAAGACGAAATAACAATGTTGAAATTGCCGTAAAAGACAACGGAATCGGAATCCAGAAACAAGATATCGGCAGAATTTTCGAACCTAAATTTACAACTAAGACTAGCGGAATGGGACTTGGTTTAGGAATTATTAAAAACATTATCGAAAATTACAAAGGAACAATTACCTTTGAGTCAACTTACGGAAAAGGAACCACTTTTAGAGTTTCTTTACCTATCACCAACTCCTAA
- a CDS encoding AraC family transcriptional regulator gives MSSQEVIKIEDDFTLIRFQNDGSEPFYAQYEIIGTGLIQFHFGIKGNAKFLFNQGNYALELKEEKSLLLYNPQKELPLNLELAPNSWAISVIVSIKKFHALFSAEADYITFLSPDNKDKKYYNEGNISPSMAIVLSQLFHYNLHPSIKNLYYKGKGYELLSLYFNRTEDPNAEQCPFLIDEDNVLKIRKAKEIVIANMAEPPGLQELADEIGLNVKKLKMGFKQIYGDTVYGFLFDYKMDFARKLLDSGSYNVNEVGLKIGYSTGSHFIAAFKKKFATTPKKYLMSINANV, from the coding sequence ATGAGTTCTCAAGAAGTTATAAAAATTGAAGACGACTTTACGCTGATCCGTTTTCAAAATGATGGTTCTGAACCTTTCTACGCACAGTACGAAATAATCGGTACTGGCCTGATACAGTTTCACTTCGGGATAAAAGGAAACGCAAAATTTTTATTTAATCAAGGCAATTACGCTTTAGAATTGAAAGAAGAAAAATCGTTGCTTTTATACAATCCGCAGAAAGAATTACCGCTTAATTTAGAATTGGCTCCAAACTCGTGGGCGATTTCAGTAATTGTTTCCATCAAGAAATTTCACGCGTTGTTTTCTGCCGAAGCCGATTATATTACTTTTTTAAGCCCTGATAACAAGGATAAAAAGTATTATAACGAAGGAAACATCAGTCCGTCAATGGCAATTGTGCTGAGTCAGTTGTTTCATTATAACCTTCATCCGTCTATAAAAAACCTTTATTATAAGGGAAAAGGATACGAATTATTGAGTTTGTACTTTAATAGAACCGAAGATCCAAATGCAGAACAATGTCCGTTTTTGATTGACGAAGACAATGTTCTAAAAATCAGAAAAGCCAAAGAAATTGTAATTGCAAATATGGCCGAACCGCCAGGACTGCAAGAATTGGCAGATGAAATTGGTTTGAATGTGAAGAAACTCAAAATGGGTTTCAAACAGATTTATGGCGATACCGTTTATGGTTTTCTTTTCGATTACAAAATGGATTTTGCTAGAAAACTTTTAGACAGCGGTTCTTATAATGTAAACGAAGTTGGTTTGAAAATTGGCTATAGCACGGGAAGTCATTTTATTGCGGCATTCAAGAAAAAGTTTGCCACAACTCCAAAGAAGTATTTGATGTCGATTAATGCGAATGTTTAA
- the hemH gene encoding ferrochelatase: MKGVLLVNLGSPESPTPKDVKPYLDEFLMDKYVIDVPYLLRALLVRGIILRKRPEESAHAYAKIWWEEGSPLVVLSERMQKKVQPLVNVPVSLAMRYGSMTIEKGLQELSDKGVTDVMLFPLYPQYAMASTLTILVKAEEIRKKKFPHMKFTDVPAFYNKPDYIKNLADSIQKHLVGFDYDHLLFSYHGIPERHIRKTDVTKSHCKIDGSCCNTPSPAHEFCYRHQCYETTKQVIKLLGLPEDKYSLTFQSRLAGDKWLEPYTDVEIDNMPAKGIKKLAVVTPAFVSDCLETLEEIAMRAKEDFEANGGEEFLAIPCLNDDDEWCQTVSNWINDWAK, from the coding sequence ATGAAAGGCGTATTATTAGTAAATCTTGGATCTCCAGAAAGTCCAACTCCAAAAGACGTAAAACCTTATTTAGATGAATTTTTAATGGATAAATACGTGATCGATGTTCCGTATTTATTGAGAGCATTATTAGTTCGCGGAATTATTTTAAGAAAAAGACCAGAAGAATCAGCACACGCTTACGCAAAAATCTGGTGGGAAGAAGGTTCACCGTTAGTTGTACTGTCAGAAAGAATGCAGAAAAAAGTACAGCCACTTGTAAACGTTCCAGTTTCTTTGGCAATGCGTTACGGAAGCATGACAATTGAAAAAGGACTTCAAGAATTGAGCGATAAAGGAGTTACAGATGTAATGCTTTTTCCTTTATATCCGCAATATGCAATGGCTTCGACTTTGACTATTTTAGTGAAAGCAGAAGAAATTCGCAAGAAGAAATTCCCGCACATGAAATTTACAGATGTTCCGGCATTTTACAATAAACCGGATTATATCAAGAATTTAGCAGATTCAATTCAAAAGCATTTAGTTGGATTTGATTATGATCATTTGTTGTTCTCTTATCACGGAATTCCAGAGCGTCATATTCGTAAAACCGATGTAACAAAATCGCATTGTAAAATTGACGGTTCATGTTGTAATACGCCTTCACCAGCGCACGAATTTTGTTATCGCCACCAATGTTACGAAACGACAAAACAAGTCATAAAATTATTAGGACTTCCAGAAGACAAATACAGTTTGACATTTCAATCGCGTTTGGCGGGAGATAAATGGTTAGAGCCTTATACCGATGTTGAAATTGACAACATGCCAGCAAAAGGAATCAAGAAATTAGCAGTTGTTACACCAGCTTTCGTTTCAGATTGTTTAGAAACTTTGGAAGAAATCGCGATGCGTGCCAAAGAAGATTTTGAAGCAAATGGAGGAGAAGAATTCTTGGCAATTCCATGTTTAAACGATGATGATGAATGGTGCCAAACGGTGAGTAACTGGATTAATGATTGGGCGAAATAA
- a CDS encoding transcriptional repressor, whose product MKTTRNTAAKTAVLEVLEKSKTALSHTEIQKQLNDLCDRVTIYRILDRLINEDIIHKISNLDGTVKYAKCHHSHQRVHIHNHAHFSCENCHEITCLENVKPSYIMPHNYKVNEINFTLSGLCPNCLNSNI is encoded by the coding sequence ATGAAAACTACACGTAATACCGCAGCAAAAACAGCTGTTTTAGAAGTTCTAGAAAAATCTAAGACCGCTTTATCTCACACAGAAATTCAGAAACAATTAAATGATCTGTGCGATCGCGTTACTATTTACAGAATTTTGGATCGTTTGATAAATGAAGATATTATACATAAAATATCAAATCTTGACGGAACAGTAAAATATGCCAAATGCCATCATTCGCATCAGCGTGTGCATATACATAATCATGCTCATTTTAGCTGTGAAAATTGTCATGAAATTACATGTCTAGAAAATGTAAAGCCAAGTTACATTATGCCTCATAATTACAAAGTAAACGAAATCAATTTTACTTTGTCTGGTTTGTGTCCGAATTGTTTAAATTCTAACATTTAA
- the hemA gene encoding glutamyl-tRNA reductase gives MENNNVPKHLYFYSVGLSYKKADAEVRGQFSLDAVAKTRLLEQAKNDGIESLIVTSTCNRTEIYGFAEHPFQLIKLICDNSNGSVDAFQKVGFVYKNQEAINHLFRVGTGLDSQILGDFEIISQIKTSFIHSKSMNLANAFMERLVNAVIQASKRIKTETEISSGATSVSFASVQYILKNVEDISNKNILLFGTGKIGRNTCENLVKHTKNEHITLINRTKDKAEKLAGKLNLIVKDYSELHLELQKADVVVVATGAQNPTVDKAILNLKKPLLILDLSIPKNVNENVEELEGVTLIHMDYLSQLTDETLENRKLHIPAAEAIIEEIKEEFVIWMKGRKFAPTINALKDKLNAIKASELDFQSKKIADFNEEQAEIISNRIIQKITTHFANHLKDDDTMVDESIEWIEKVFKIKAS, from the coding sequence ATGGAAAACAATAACGTACCGAAACACCTTTATTTTTACTCAGTTGGTCTGAGTTACAAAAAAGCTGATGCTGAGGTCAGAGGTCAATTTAGTTTGGACGCCGTTGCGAAAACGCGATTGCTGGAGCAAGCTAAAAACGATGGAATAGAAAGTTTAATAGTTACTTCAACTTGCAACAGAACCGAAATCTACGGTTTTGCTGAACATCCATTTCAATTAATAAAACTTATTTGTGATAATAGTAACGGATCTGTAGATGCTTTTCAGAAAGTGGGTTTCGTTTACAAAAATCAAGAAGCAATCAATCACTTATTTCGCGTAGGAACTGGTTTAGACAGTCAGATTTTAGGTGATTTCGAAATTATATCTCAAATTAAAACTTCTTTTATTCATTCAAAATCAATGAATTTAGCCAATGCTTTTATGGAAAGATTGGTAAATGCAGTGATTCAGGCAAGTAAAAGAATTAAAACAGAAACAGAAATTAGTTCTGGCGCAACTTCGGTTTCTTTTGCTTCTGTACAATATATTTTAAAGAATGTTGAAGATATCAGCAACAAAAACATTTTACTTTTTGGAACTGGTAAAATCGGAAGAAATACTTGCGAAAATTTAGTAAAACATACTAAAAACGAGCACATCACTTTAATAAATAGAACTAAAGATAAAGCGGAGAAATTGGCTGGAAAACTAAATCTAATTGTTAAAGATTATTCTGAATTACATTTAGAACTTCAAAAAGCCGATGTTGTAGTTGTTGCAACTGGCGCACAAAACCCAACGGTTGACAAAGCCATTTTAAATCTTAAAAAACCTTTATTGATTCTGGATTTATCGATTCCAAAAAACGTGAATGAAAACGTTGAGGAATTAGAAGGTGTAACTTTAATTCACATGGATTATTTGTCTCAATTGACAGATGAAACTTTGGAAAACAGAAAATTACATATTCCAGCTGCAGAAGCAATCATTGAAGAAATCAAAGAAGAATTTGTTATTTGGATGAAAGGCAGAAAATTTGCACCTACAATCAATGCCTTAAAAGACAAATTAAATGCGATTAAAGCTTCTGAATTGGATTTTCAAAGCAAAAAAATCGCCGATTTTAATGAAGAGCAAGCTGAAATTATCAGTAACCGAATTATCCAGAAAATCACTACTCATTTTGCTAATCATTTAAAAGACGACGATACCATGGTTGATGAAAGCATCGAATGGATCGAAAAAGTCTTCAAAATAAAAGCATCTTAA
- a CDS encoding Nramp family divalent metal transporter, with translation MTKSLEEVHESVSTDNKKKGFRKILAFLGPAYLVSVGYMDPGNWATDIAGGSQFGYTLVWVLLMSNLMALLLQSLSARLGIVTQRDLAQASRETYSKYINYILYFLAEIAIAACDLAEVLGMAIGINLLFGIPLLEAVLITVLDTFLLLFLINKGIRKMEAFIIALVAIIGFSFIFEMIFAEPEMHKVLAGLIPSIPNSAALYIAIGIIGATVMPHNLYLHSSLVQTRKFDRTPAGIKQALKYNFIDSTIALNLAFFVNAAILILAAATFHKNGMFEVAEIQDAHKFLEPLLGTKWAPALFAIALIAAGQSSTVTGTLAGQIVMEGYLHFRIQPWVRRIITRLIAIIPAVIVILIYGESVTGKLLILSQVILSLQLGFAIIPLIHFVSDKSKMKGFHISKTTQIVSWIIAAIIVSLNAKLVYDEITSWLANSDHPMILWLTVVPLAFGFLGLLLYIIFNPFIAKAKNKNINHSPHNLKLKFSPKESQSIQNIAVSVDFSNADEAALNKAFELGGIDTEYTLIHIVETVGALMYGVHVHDHETTIDEKLLLKYKEMLSDKGFKIKTELGFGKPNKVIPKIINEGNFDILVMGTHGHTGLKDILFGTTVDKLRHKISIPLLIVK, from the coding sequence ATGACTAAATCTTTAGAAGAAGTCCATGAATCGGTTTCTACCGACAACAAAAAAAAAGGTTTTAGAAAAATTTTAGCCTTCTTAGGCCCTGCATATTTAGTAAGTGTTGGCTACATGGATCCAGGAAACTGGGCAACAGATATTGCCGGCGGAAGCCAATTCGGATACACTTTGGTTTGGGTTTTATTAATGAGTAACTTGATGGCTTTGCTTTTACAAAGCTTAAGTGCCCGCCTCGGAATTGTAACGCAACGAGATCTCGCACAAGCTTCAAGAGAAACGTACTCAAAATATATCAACTATATTTTATATTTCTTAGCCGAAATTGCAATTGCCGCCTGCGATTTGGCAGAAGTACTCGGAATGGCAATTGGAATTAATCTTCTTTTTGGAATTCCTCTACTCGAAGCGGTTTTGATTACCGTTTTAGACACCTTTTTACTGCTTTTCTTGATCAATAAAGGAATTCGCAAGATGGAAGCCTTTATTATTGCTTTGGTGGCAATTATAGGCTTTTCTTTCATTTTTGAAATGATTTTTGCTGAACCTGAAATGCATAAAGTATTAGCTGGACTTATTCCTTCTATTCCAAACTCAGCGGCATTGTATATTGCGATTGGGATTATTGGAGCAACGGTAATGCCTCATAATTTATATCTGCATTCTTCTTTAGTGCAAACGAGAAAATTTGATAGAACTCCAGCCGGAATCAAACAAGCTTTAAAATATAACTTTATAGATTCTACCATTGCGTTAAATCTTGCATTTTTTGTAAATGCCGCGATCTTAATTCTTGCTGCCGCCACATTTCATAAAAACGGAATGTTTGAAGTTGCTGAAATTCAGGATGCGCACAAATTTTTAGAACCGCTTCTGGGAACAAAATGGGCGCCAGCTTTATTTGCAATTGCGCTAATTGCTGCTGGACAAAGTTCTACCGTAACTGGAACACTTGCCGGGCAAATCGTAATGGAAGGTTATCTACATTTTAGAATTCAACCTTGGGTTCGTAGAATTATTACGCGTCTGATTGCTATTATTCCTGCCGTAATCGTGATTTTAATTTATGGAGAAAGCGTAACAGGAAAACTTCTGATATTAAGTCAGGTAATTTTGAGTTTACAATTAGGCTTTGCTATTATTCCTTTGATTCATTTTGTGAGTGATAAATCGAAAATGAAAGGTTTTCATATTTCCAAAACCACTCAGATTGTTTCCTGGATTATTGCGGCTATCATTGTTTCTCTAAATGCGAAATTGGTTTATGACGAAATCACTTCTTGGTTAGCAAATTCAGATCATCCGATGATTCTCTGGCTTACTGTAGTTCCTTTGGCGTTTGGTTTTTTAGGTTTATTGCTTTACATTATTTTCAATCCTTTTATTGCAAAAGCAAAAAACAAAAACATCAATCATTCGCCTCACAATCTTAAATTGAAGTTTTCGCCAAAAGAAAGTCAGAGCATTCAAAACATTGCTGTTTCTGTAGATTTTTCAAATGCCGACGAAGCAGCTTTGAATAAAGCTTTCGAATTGGGTGGTATTGACACTGAATATACACTTATTCATATTGTAGAAACTGTTGGCGCTTTAATGTACGGGGTTCATGTACACGATCATGAAACTACTATTGATGAGAAATTATTATTGAAGTATAAAGAAATGCTTTCCGATAAAGGATTCAAGATCAAAACAGAACTCGGATTTGGAAAACCAAACAAAGTAATTCCGAAAATTATAAACGAAGGAAATTTTGATATTTTAGTTATGGGAACCCACGGCCACACTGGATTGAAAGATATTCTTTTCGGCACAACCGTAGACAAATTGAGACATAAAATTTCGATACCTTTGTTGATTGTTAAATAA
- a CDS encoding enoyl-CoA hydratase-related protein has translation MNYENLLIAIEENIATITINRPTKLNALNKATISDLSKAIKLLGKNDDVRVIILTGSGEKAFVAGADISEFANYTIVEGAQLAAEGQESLFDFIEGLKKPVIAAINGFALGGGLELAMACHFRIASDNAKMGLPEVTLGLIPGYGGTQRLPQLIGKGRAMELIMTAAMITAEQAKDYGLVNHVVPQEELLSFTNVIAQKIIKNAPFAIGKAIKAINANFTDGKNGFDVEIKSFGKCFGTQDFKEGTTAFLEKRKAEFTGK, from the coding sequence ATGAACTACGAGAATCTTTTAATTGCAATTGAAGAAAATATCGCGACCATTACTATAAACAGACCGACAAAATTGAATGCTTTGAACAAAGCAACAATTAGCGATTTGAGTAAAGCGATCAAATTATTGGGTAAAAATGATGATGTCCGCGTTATTATTTTGACCGGAAGCGGCGAAAAAGCATTTGTTGCAGGAGCTGATATTTCTGAATTTGCCAATTATACTATTGTGGAAGGCGCTCAATTGGCTGCAGAAGGTCAAGAATCGCTTTTTGATTTTATTGAAGGACTTAAAAAACCAGTTATTGCCGCAATTAACGGTTTTGCTCTTGGCGGCGGATTAGAATTGGCAATGGCTTGTCATTTCAGAATTGCTTCTGATAATGCAAAAATGGGACTTCCAGAAGTAACTTTAGGATTGATTCCAGGTTATGGAGGAACACAACGTTTGCCACAATTAATTGGTAAAGGCCGTGCAATGGAATTGATTATGACCGCAGCAATGATTACCGCAGAACAAGCAAAAGATTACGGTTTGGTAAATCATGTTGTGCCTCAAGAAGAATTGCTTTCATTTACCAATGTAATTGCACAGAAAATCATTAAAAATGCTCCTTTCGCTATAGGAAAAGCAATAAAAGCAATCAATGCTAATTTTACAGACGGTAAAAATGGTTTTGATGTCGAAATAAAATCTTTCGGAAAATGTTTCGGAACCCAAGATTTTAAAGAAGGAACGACAGCATTTTTAGAAAAACGTAAAGCTGAATTTACAGGAAAATAA
- the hemC gene encoding hydroxymethylbilane synthase produces the protein MAEKTIRIGTRDSELALWQAHTVEKKLNDLGYKTSIVAVKSQGDIILDKPLYELGITGIFTKTLDIAMINDDCDIAVHSMKDVPTALPKGIVQAAVLPRANVLDILVHKGNPDFTNPSTIATGSLRRQAQWFNKYPNHTVVDLRGNVNTRMQKLQDNNWDGAVFAAAGLERINLKPENYINLDWMIPAPAQGAMLVVAMENDNYTLDALSQLNDIETEICTYIERQFLRTLEGGCTAPIGSLVTYNEDEDTLHFQGVLLSIDGKQKLEINKTVDISEWKKLGFNSAQEILNNGGTELMQQIKESLKK, from the coding sequence ATGGCTGAAAAAACAATCAGAATAGGAACGCGCGATAGCGAATTAGCACTTTGGCAAGCACACACTGTCGAGAAAAAACTAAACGATTTGGGTTATAAAACCTCAATTGTTGCGGTTAAATCTCAAGGCGATATTATTCTGGATAAGCCACTTTATGAACTTGGAATAACTGGAATTTTTACTAAAACCTTAGATATTGCCATGATTAATGACGATTGCGATATCGCCGTGCATTCTATGAAAGATGTTCCAACTGCATTGCCAAAAGGAATTGTTCAGGCGGCAGTTTTACCAAGAGCCAATGTTTTGGATATTTTAGTTCATAAAGGAAATCCTGATTTTACAAATCCAAGTACTATTGCAACAGGAAGTTTACGTCGTCAGGCGCAATGGTTCAATAAATACCCAAATCATACTGTGGTTGATTTACGTGGAAACGTGAATACGCGCATGCAGAAACTGCAGGACAATAATTGGGACGGAGCTGTTTTTGCTGCCGCAGGTTTGGAGCGTATTAACTTAAAACCTGAAAATTACATCAATTTAGATTGGATGATTCCCGCACCGGCGCAAGGAGCGATGCTTGTTGTAGCAATGGAAAATGACAATTATACTTTAGATGCGCTTTCTCAGTTAAATGATATCGAAACTGAAATTTGTACCTATATCGAACGTCAGTTTTTGAGAACACTTGAAGGCGGATGTACTGCGCCAATTGGATCTTTGGTTACTTATAATGAAGATGAAGACACTTTACATTTTCAAGGAGTTCTGCTTTCTATCGACGGAAAACAAAAACTGGAAATCAACAAAACAGTTGATATTTCAGAATGGAAAAAATTAGGTTTCAACTCTGCTCAGGAGATTTTGAATAATGGCGGAACGGAATTAATGCAGCAAATTAAAGAATCCCTAAAAAAATAA